The following are from one region of the Ruficoccus sp. ZRK36 genome:
- the sthA gene encoding Si-specific NAD(P)(+) transhydrogenase — translation MKKYDLIIIGSGPAGEKAAVKAAYYGKQVAVVEKRADLGGAGTNTGTLPSKTLKETALYYSGLNERGLFGVDKELERAANVRDFFFRKNQVVEQQEEGIAANFKLHNIDTYIGTASIKDPHTVTVTGKDACELEGEFILVATGSYPFQPPGIPFDGKFVHDSDTILTINRIPRSIVIVGAGVIGCEYATIFAVMGTQVKLVNSHEEILTFLDREICRELMADMERIGVQFVFGSRVDDVTILPDEHTHNVHAKLTNGEPIEADMFLYAAGRSGGVNGLGLEEVGVEFDKRQNIIVDDKYCTSVPSIYAAGDVIGFPALASTSMDQGRVAVTQMFGFHDQEQISEQFPYGIYTIPEVSVYGMTEDEAQEKKIDYCVGRARYRDMPRGKIMGAKEGLLKLVVERESRKVLGVHIFGKIATELIHYGMDLVQNEDTLSKIISRVYNTPTLHELYKYAAYNALIEGHYMDNPAGH, via the coding sequence ATGAAAAAATATGATCTGATCATCATCGGGTCCGGCCCGGCCGGGGAAAAAGCAGCCGTCAAGGCCGCCTATTACGGAAAACAGGTCGCAGTGGTCGAAAAGCGCGCCGATCTCGGTGGTGCTGGTACGAACACAGGTACGCTTCCTTCCAAAACGCTGAAGGAGACAGCCCTTTATTATTCCGGCCTCAACGAACGCGGACTCTTCGGCGTCGATAAAGAGCTGGAGCGCGCCGCTAACGTCCGCGACTTCTTCTTCCGTAAGAACCAGGTCGTCGAGCAGCAGGAGGAGGGGATCGCCGCCAACTTCAAACTCCACAATATCGATACGTACATCGGTACGGCCTCGATCAAGGACCCTCACACGGTAACCGTTACCGGTAAGGATGCCTGCGAGCTCGAGGGAGAGTTTATCCTCGTCGCCACCGGCTCCTATCCTTTCCAGCCCCCGGGCATTCCCTTTGACGGTAAGTTCGTCCATGACTCGGACACCATCCTGACCATTAACCGCATTCCCCGCAGCATCGTCATCGTAGGGGCTGGTGTCATTGGTTGTGAATACGCCACCATCTTTGCCGTCATGGGGACGCAGGTTAAGCTCGTCAACAGCCACGAGGAGATCCTGACTTTCCTCGACCGTGAGATCTGCCGTGAGCTGATGGCGGACATGGAGCGCATTGGTGTTCAGTTCGTCTTTGGCAGCCGTGTTGACGACGTTACGATTCTGCCGGACGAGCACACGCACAACGTCCACGCGAAGCTGACCAATGGCGAGCCGATCGAGGCGGACATGTTCCTCTACGCTGCCGGTCGCAGCGGTGGCGTGAATGGGCTCGGCCTGGAAGAGGTCGGCGTCGAGTTTGATAAGCGTCAGAACATTATCGTGGATGACAAGTACTGCACCAGCGTCCCGAGTATTTACGCCGCCGGGGACGTTATCGGCTTCCCCGCACTGGCCTCGACCAGTATGGATCAGGGCCGTGTCGCCGTCACCCAGATGTTTGGCTTCCATGATCAGGAGCAGATCAGCGAGCAGTTCCCCTATGGCATTTACACGATCCCCGAGGTCAGCGTCTATGGTATGACCGAAGACGAAGCGCAGGAGAAGAAAATCGACTACTGCGTCGGGCGTGCCCGCTACCGCGACATGCCGCGCGGTAAGATCATGGGCGCGAAGGAGGGGCTGCTGAAGCTCGTCGTCGAGCGTGAAAGCCGCAAGGTCCTCGGCGTGCACATCTTTGGTAAGATCGCTACCGAGCTCATCCACTACGGGATGGATCTGGTGCAGAACGAAGACACACTCTCGAAGATCATCAGCCGCGTCTACAACACGCCCACGCTGCATGAGCTGTACAAGTATGCCGCCTACAATGCCCTCATTGAGGGGCACTACATGGACAACCCTGCCGGGCACTAG
- a CDS encoding VTT domain-containing protein gives MSTTPSKTKPTYVTLFRWLLGISLALVVILAGDELAPHLPQAEEWIVSQGWLAPVYYILLMSMLTLVCVPLDLLLIAAGMMFPLGSGYLYVVVGLYTSQSLIFWVSRLLVHQRVQRWIERRPKMNAISRAIEHDGIKLLLLLRLAPIPASPISYLMGASRMKFWRFCVANLGLLPVAFVSQYVGYAAIHATRDTAPKHSTLTIQDLTLYGGLAVAIIIVGFIGHIAHKALKEIEANA, from the coding sequence ATGAGCACGACCCCCTCAAAGACCAAGCCGACCTACGTGACGCTCTTTCGCTGGCTACTGGGCATTTCCCTGGCTTTGGTCGTCATCCTGGCTGGAGACGAGTTGGCCCCTCATCTCCCACAGGCCGAGGAGTGGATCGTCAGCCAGGGGTGGCTGGCCCCTGTCTATTATATCCTGCTCATGAGTATGCTCACGCTGGTATGTGTACCGCTGGACTTACTGTTAATTGCCGCCGGCATGATGTTCCCGCTCGGCAGTGGCTACCTCTATGTAGTGGTAGGCCTCTACACCAGCCAGAGCCTTATCTTTTGGGTATCACGACTTCTGGTACACCAGCGCGTGCAGCGATGGATCGAGCGTCGGCCAAAGATGAACGCAATCAGCCGTGCCATCGAGCACGATGGCATTAAGCTCCTGCTGCTTCTACGACTGGCGCCGATCCCGGCCTCCCCGATCAGCTACCTGATGGGGGCCAGCAGGATGAAGTTCTGGCGTTTTTGCGTGGCAAACCTCGGGCTGCTTCCAGTGGCCTTCGTCTCCCAGTATGTCGGATACGCAGCTATCCACGCCACCCGCGACACAGCCCCCAAACACTCAACCCTAACGATCCAGGACCTTACGCTCTACGGCGGCCTGGCTGTCGCGATTATCATCGTCGGCTTTATCGGGCACATTGCCCACAAAGCCCTTAAAGAGATTGAAGCCAACGCTTAA
- a CDS encoding ABC transporter substrate-binding protein — protein sequence MGFPFHPRLRPLTILTVIGLVVVLLSSCSRPSPPLIKLGITRWPGGAFLFLAQEKKYFEEEGVRVQLVEFVSTPDAIDAYKAGEIDGMTCSTLDMVKAAEESRRIPQAFIVSDSSNGGDVIMARDDIHRPEELSGARIGCENSHLCKYLLQSALDDAKLSEEQIDIHHITQLAMEDAFRQGEVDALVTRPPVSIRLEREPGVHAIYSSSELPTDILNVIVADKTLIDQQPEAIRSVIRAWERAYKFYTKNPDLAQRMMGQRIGLRPDEFARSLEKIRLVSPEEKEHYFGEDQGLLVSTEDTHRKLCDMGISDRESAVEKLIAPAALTTQP from the coding sequence ATGGGATTCCCCTTTCATCCCCGACTTCGCCCCCTAACGATCTTAACGGTCATTGGGCTGGTGGTGGTTTTGCTGTCGAGCTGCTCGCGCCCGTCTCCACCCTTGATCAAGCTCGGCATCACCCGTTGGCCGGGAGGGGCATTTCTGTTTCTGGCACAGGAGAAGAAATACTTCGAAGAGGAGGGCGTGCGGGTGCAGCTGGTGGAGTTCGTCTCCACCCCTGACGCCATCGACGCCTACAAAGCCGGTGAGATCGACGGTATGACCTGCTCGACACTGGACATGGTCAAGGCCGCCGAAGAGTCCCGGCGCATCCCGCAGGCTTTTATCGTCTCCGACTCTTCCAACGGCGGCGACGTCATCATGGCGCGTGACGACATCCACCGACCGGAAGAACTCTCAGGCGCTCGCATCGGCTGCGAGAACTCCCACCTGTGCAAGTACCTGCTACAGTCGGCCCTGGATGATGCCAAGCTGTCCGAGGAGCAGATCGATATCCACCACATCACCCAGCTAGCGATGGAGGATGCCTTTCGCCAGGGGGAAGTCGATGCGCTGGTCACGCGTCCGCCTGTCTCGATCCGTCTTGAGCGGGAGCCTGGGGTGCATGCGATTTACTCCAGCTCAGAGCTTCCGACAGATATCCTCAACGTCATCGTAGCCGATAAGACCTTGATCGACCAGCAGCCAGAGGCGATACGCTCCGTGATCCGGGCCTGGGAGCGCGCGTATAAGTTTTACACGAAGAACCCTGACCTGGCTCAGCGAATGATGGGCCAACGCATCGGACTGAGGCCCGATGAATTTGCACGCTCATTGGAGAAAATCCGGCTTGTTTCGCCTGAGGAAAAGGAGCATTATTTCGGAGAAGACCAGGGCCTGCTCGTGAGCACCGAAGATACCCACCGCAAACTTTGCGACATGGGCATCAGTGATCGTGAGTCAGCCGTAGAGAAACTTATCGCACCGGCAGCCCTCACCACCCAGCCATGA
- a CDS encoding response regulator yields the protein MRPPQSARRGLTLWLKLLIPLVLIGAVGGIVGIAWNKLFIREHMEESTAHQASVVATAIRQTFYLNTDETERIRTVTRFAAEDGVDRIVVVAGRPAMIVAASELSLIGKPLSSLNPATVNMLGKTFDTGIAQQRLVENKTPWSFTEAFSTLLPGSAQSVPAAVLVDIDSESYQSKLVGLGNKMILLWYGAMGLVVLLTFIAVDLIVLRPTKLITKAIDQQADGDTDAKAPVVADDEIGDMARRLNHMLESLYEAQRLTRRLSMVAARTTNGCVITDVQGRLEWINEGFTRITGYTFAECRGKKPGDFLQGEDTDQKSIEIMREGVQNQKGFNVEVLNYRKDGSPYWVSIETQPIHDDKGRLSGFMAIEADITERVEADKAIKESQERWDLALEGSRDGVWDWNLLTNEVFFSANWAHMFGFERDDISNRFDELTSRIHPEDLSRVMNEVRRHFARETQIYECTYRMIRRDKSVCWVLDRGKAVFDENDRPYRMIGTHTDITQQMGREEELRKAKNKAEELNAKLKEVVKTAWDSTLEAKRANQAKSAFLATMSHEIRTPMNGVIGMTGLLLDTGLSSEQLDYVRTIQSSGEALMTIINDILDYSKIEAGKIELEKLPFAVADCISETLNLLAPKADEKGLELTYSISENVPRTLIGDANRLKQVLVNLVGNAVKFTERGQVVVSVQTEHLGNHLHQLTFIIRDTGIGIPEDRMDRLFDSFSQVDASTSRRYGGSGLGLAISKRLVRLMSGDISVVSEEGHGSTFTFYVQFPAEPQQGRIRASGTPSPVAGKYALVIVADQGERNMLMRELRAWGMKAFAVDSSQAATNLLENRQAVDIVILDSEISNQHSPDLAKELRALPGRQDLPMILCCATACNACADVFDAILSKPVNTSLLRKHVERTLRKDLPEPAEKESPPVPSPDNDDRELAKKYPLSILLAEDNLVNQKVASLILNRFGYTADIANNGGEAVAAMSDVPYDVILMDVQMPEVDGYEATRRIRKLQGEHRPYIIALTAGAMQGDREAALEAGMDDYLSKPVKQKQLLEALSRAYAATQAER from the coding sequence ATGAGACCTCCCCAATCTGCGCGCCGCGGCCTGACTCTGTGGCTCAAACTGCTGATCCCTCTCGTATTGATCGGAGCAGTTGGCGGGATTGTAGGGATCGCCTGGAACAAGCTGTTTATCCGTGAGCACATGGAGGAATCCACCGCCCACCAGGCCTCTGTGGTTGCTACGGCCATCCGGCAAACCTTTTACCTGAACACCGATGAAACCGAGCGCATCCGGACCGTCACCCGGTTCGCCGCTGAGGATGGTGTTGACCGTATTGTGGTCGTCGCAGGCCGACCCGCGATGATCGTCGCCGCCTCCGAGCTGTCGTTGATCGGCAAGCCGCTGAGCTCTCTCAATCCGGCCACCGTCAATATGCTCGGCAAGACCTTTGACACAGGGATCGCCCAACAAAGGCTGGTTGAAAATAAAACCCCCTGGAGCTTTACGGAGGCTTTTTCTACCCTACTGCCCGGCAGCGCCCAATCCGTGCCAGCTGCCGTCCTCGTGGACATTGACTCGGAGAGCTACCAGTCAAAGCTCGTCGGACTGGGTAACAAGATGATCCTGCTCTGGTACGGGGCGATGGGGCTTGTCGTTTTGCTCACCTTTATCGCAGTGGACCTGATTGTCCTGCGCCCGACCAAGCTGATCACGAAGGCCATCGACCAGCAGGCCGACGGTGACACTGACGCCAAAGCACCGGTCGTGGCCGATGACGAAATCGGCGACATGGCCCGCCGCCTCAACCACATGCTGGAGAGCCTCTATGAGGCCCAGCGGCTGACGCGACGCCTTTCCATGGTAGCAGCCCGCACCACGAACGGCTGCGTCATCACCGATGTGCAGGGGCGCCTGGAGTGGATCAACGAAGGGTTTACGCGCATCACGGGCTACACCTTTGCTGAATGCCGGGGCAAGAAGCCGGGCGATTTCCTCCAGGGAGAAGACACCGACCAGAAGAGCATCGAGATCATGCGGGAAGGTGTCCAAAACCAGAAAGGCTTTAACGTAGAAGTCCTCAACTACCGCAAGGACGGCAGCCCCTACTGGGTCAGCATTGAGACCCAGCCCATCCATGACGACAAGGGGCGCCTCTCGGGCTTCATGGCGATCGAGGCGGACATCACCGAGCGCGTCGAAGCTGACAAGGCGATCAAGGAAAGCCAGGAGCGCTGGGACCTCGCGCTGGAAGGAAGCCGCGACGGTGTCTGGGACTGGAACCTGTTGACCAACGAGGTGTTCTTCTCGGCGAACTGGGCGCACATGTTTGGCTTTGAGCGTGATGACATTTCCAACCGCTTCGATGAGCTGACCAGCCGCATCCATCCCGAGGACCTCTCCCGGGTCATGAATGAAGTGCGCCGCCACTTCGCCCGCGAAACACAGATCTACGAGTGCACCTACCGGATGATCCGCCGGGACAAGTCCGTCTGCTGGGTTCTTGACCGGGGCAAGGCAGTCTTTGACGAAAACGATCGCCCCTACCGCATGATCGGCACCCATACCGACATCACGCAGCAGATGGGCCGTGAGGAGGAGCTACGCAAAGCCAAGAACAAGGCCGAGGAGCTTAACGCCAAGCTCAAGGAGGTCGTAAAAACGGCCTGGGATTCAACCCTGGAAGCGAAACGCGCCAACCAGGCCAAGAGCGCATTTCTGGCCACGATGAGCCATGAAATCCGCACCCCGATGAACGGTGTGATCGGCATGACCGGTCTGCTGCTGGACACTGGCCTGAGTAGCGAGCAGCTCGACTACGTCCGGACGATCCAGAGCAGTGGTGAAGCCCTGATGACGATCATCAATGACATCCTTGACTACTCCAAGATCGAGGCTGGAAAAATCGAGCTGGAGAAGCTCCCCTTCGCCGTCGCGGACTGCATTTCCGAGACCCTTAACCTGCTTGCCCCGAAGGCTGACGAAAAAGGTCTGGAGCTGACTTACTCCATCTCCGAGAACGTCCCCCGCACGCTGATTGGTGATGCCAACCGCCTCAAACAGGTGCTGGTCAATCTGGTCGGCAACGCGGTCAAGTTCACGGAGCGCGGGCAAGTGGTCGTCTCAGTCCAGACCGAGCACCTGGGCAACCACCTGCACCAGCTCACCTTTATCATTCGGGATACCGGCATCGGCATTCCGGAGGACCGGATGGACCGCCTCTTCGACTCGTTCTCGCAGGTCGATGCCTCCACCAGCCGCCGCTACGGTGGCAGTGGCCTGGGCCTGGCGATTTCGAAGCGCCTCGTCCGCCTCATGAGTGGCGACATCTCCGTCGTCAGCGAGGAGGGCCATGGCTCGACGTTTACCTTTTACGTGCAGTTCCCTGCAGAGCCCCAGCAGGGCAGAATCCGCGCCAGTGGCACCCCCAGCCCGGTGGCCGGTAAATACGCGCTCGTCATCGTGGCCGATCAGGGCGAACGTAACATGCTCATGCGCGAACTGCGCGCCTGGGGCATGAAGGCCTTTGCCGTCGATTCCTCTCAGGCAGCCACCAATCTGCTGGAGAACCGCCAGGCGGTGGATATCGTCATCCTGGACTCGGAGATTTCGAATCAGCACAGCCCGGACTTAGCCAAAGAGCTTAGAGCCCTGCCGGGGCGGCAGGATCTGCCCATGATCCTATGCTGCGCGACCGCCTGCAATGCCTGCGCGGATGTCTTTGATGCGATTCTGAGCAAGCCGGTGAACACCAGTCTGCTGCGCAAGCATGTCGAGCGGACCCTCCGGAAGGATTTACCAGAACCCGCCGAAAAGGAATCCCCTCCAGTCCCTTCTCCCGACAATGATGACCGTGAGCTGGCAAAAAAGTACCCGCTAAGCATCCTTTTGGCAGAGGACAATCTGGTAAACCAGAAGGTTGCCAGCCTGATCCTGAACCGGTTCGGGTATACCGCCGACATCGCCAACAATGGGGGCGAGGCCGTAGCGGCCATGTCCGATGTCCCCTATGATGTTATCCTGATGGATGTGCAGATGCCCGAGGTAGATGGCTACGAGGCCACCCGCCGCATCCGCAAGCTCCAGGGCGAGCACCGCCCCTACATCATCGCACTGACTGCCGGCGCCATGCAAGGGGACCGGGAAGCAGCCCTCGAGGCCGGGATGGACGACTACCTGAGCAAGCCCGTAAAGCAGAAACAGCTGCTGGAAGCCCTCTCGCGCGCCTACGCCGCCACCCAAGCTGAACGCTAA
- the galE gene encoding UDP-glucose 4-epimerase GalE, with protein MKVLVVGGAGYIGSHCVRQLVAAGHEPVVLDNLVFGHRGAVAEDIPFYTDNLGDKEAVRAILKKEGIELVMHFAAYAFVGESVDKPLKYYDNNLVATLRLLETMLEEDVKKFVFSSTCATYGVPAGLPIVEDMPQAPINPYGQTKLDVENALKALAHAHGLSFAAFRYFNAAGAATDGTIGEDHHPETHLIPLVIDAAMGKRDNIKIFGTDYDTPDGTCLRDYVHVDDLSRAHIAVFEKLATPGTGCFYNLGTGTPYSVRQVIDAVEKVSGKKVTVVEDVRRPGDPPALYADSSKAKNELGWKVQFDSVEKIVETAWAWHSTHPNGYGDK; from the coding sequence ATGAAAGTACTCGTTGTGGGGGGAGCCGGTTACATTGGCAGCCACTGCGTGCGACAACTCGTCGCCGCGGGGCATGAGCCGGTTGTTTTGGACAATCTGGTATTCGGGCACCGTGGTGCGGTCGCCGAAGACATTCCGTTTTACACGGATAACCTGGGCGACAAAGAAGCCGTTCGCGCCATCCTGAAAAAGGAAGGCATCGAGCTGGTCATGCACTTTGCGGCCTACGCCTTTGTCGGCGAGTCCGTGGACAAGCCCCTCAAGTACTACGACAACAACCTCGTCGCCACCCTGCGCCTCCTCGAAACCATGCTGGAGGAAGACGTGAAGAAGTTCGTCTTCTCATCGACCTGCGCCACCTACGGTGTGCCCGCCGGGCTGCCCATCGTCGAGGATATGCCGCAGGCTCCGATCAACCCCTACGGCCAGACCAAGCTCGACGTCGAGAACGCCCTCAAGGCCCTCGCCCACGCTCACGGGCTGAGCTTCGCGGCCTTCCGCTACTTCAACGCAGCCGGCGCTGCCACCGATGGCACCATCGGTGAAGACCACCACCCGGAGACGCACCTGATCCCGCTCGTCATCGACGCAGCCATGGGCAAGCGCGACAATATCAAGATTTTCGGGACCGACTACGATACGCCCGACGGCACCTGTCTGCGCGACTATGTCCACGTGGACGACCTTTCCCGCGCCCACATCGCCGTCTTTGAGAAGCTCGCCACGCCCGGCACCGGCTGCTTCTACAACCTCGGTACCGGCACCCCCTACAGCGTGCGCCAGGTCATCGATGCGGTGGAGAAGGTATCCGGTAAAAAGGTCACGGTGGTCGAAGACGTCCGCCGCCCCGGCGACCCGCCCGCGCTCTATGCCGACTCTTCCAAGGCCAAGAACGAACTGGGCTGGAAGGTGCAGTTTGACAGCGTGGAAAAGATCGTCGAAACGGCGTGGGCCTGGCACTCCACCCACCCCAACGGCTACGGCGACAAGTAA
- a CDS encoding thioredoxin family protein, with translation MKHSILRYGLAAGLLSVLVACSDMATSKADAAVDPTSTIFMANQPGVPNGWVTDFKGALELAKKENRPVLIDFTGSDWCGWCKKLDREIFSKDAFKEYAKDNLVLLYLDFPSGKPQSDDLKAQNAQLQKEFGVRGFPTLVLLSPDGKKIWENVGYLKGGPDAMIAAINKATGK, from the coding sequence ATGAAGCACTCGATCCTCCGCTACGGCCTGGCTGCCGGGCTCCTCTCTGTCCTCGTCGCCTGCTCTGACATGGCCACCAGCAAGGCTGACGCCGCTGTTGATCCGACCTCCACAATCTTCATGGCTAACCAGCCTGGCGTCCCCAATGGCTGGGTTACGGACTTCAAGGGCGCCCTCGAACTGGCCAAGAAAGAAAACCGCCCGGTACTGATCGACTTCACCGGATCTGATTGGTGCGGCTGGTGCAAGAAGCTGGACCGCGAGATTTTCAGCAAGGATGCCTTTAAGGAATACGCCAAGGATAACCTGGTCCTGCTCTATCTGGACTTTCCCAGTGGTAAGCCGCAGAGTGACGACCTGAAGGCCCAGAATGCCCAGCTCCAGAAGGAATTTGGTGTGCGCGGCTTCCCCACCCTCGTCCTGCTCAGCCCCGATGGTAAAAAGATCTGGGAAAACGTCGGCTACCTCAAGGGCGGCCCCGATGCCATGATCGCCGCGATCAATAAAGCCACCGGTAAGTAA
- a CDS encoding phosphoadenylyl-sulfate reductase — protein MTALTMPTLDPDLKRENEELTALPAAERIRRAHERWGDSLVMSTSFGVQSAVLLHLANTVVPGIPVIFVDTGYLFPETYRFAQELTERLDLNLKIYTPRRTAAMQEAVDGKRWEQDVAALENYNLENKVEPMNRALRELDAQAWISGLRRVQSSTRGHLRPLERQNKTFKAYPIIDWTDRDIYNYLSDNGLPYHPLWDQGYVSVGDWHSTSKLEAGMNAEDTRFGGRKRECGLHESHTGGDYQI, from the coding sequence ATGACAGCACTGACCATGCCGACTCTGGACCCTGATCTCAAGCGGGAAAACGAAGAGCTGACTGCCCTCCCGGCGGCCGAGCGCATTCGCCGCGCCCATGAGCGCTGGGGGGACTCGCTGGTCATGAGTACCAGCTTCGGCGTGCAGTCGGCTGTGCTGCTGCATCTGGCTAACACCGTCGTGCCGGGCATCCCGGTCATTTTCGTCGATACCGGCTATCTTTTTCCCGAGACCTATCGCTTCGCGCAGGAGCTGACCGAGCGCCTCGACCTCAACCTCAAGATCTACACGCCGCGCCGCACCGCAGCGATGCAGGAGGCTGTGGACGGTAAGCGTTGGGAGCAGGATGTGGCCGCTCTGGAGAACTATAATCTGGAGAATAAGGTCGAGCCGATGAATCGCGCTCTGCGCGAGCTCGATGCTCAGGCCTGGATCTCCGGTCTGCGCCGCGTGCAGTCATCGACGCGGGGGCATCTGCGTCCGCTGGAGCGCCAGAACAAGACCTTTAAGGCGTATCCGATCATCGACTGGACCGATCGCGATATCTACAATTATCTGAGTGATAACGGCCTGCCTTACCACCCGCTCTGGGATCAGGGCTATGTCTCGGTCGGAGACTGGCACAGCACCTCCAAGTTGGAGGCAGGCATGAACGCCGAGGACACGCGCTTCGGTGGCCGCAAGCGCGAATGCGGTCTGCACGAGAGCCACACTGGCGGCGACTACCAGATCTGA
- a CDS encoding polynucleotide adenylyltransferase, giving the protein MSSKIASVEKALNPAEYAAGVKIARAVKEAGGRALFVGGCVRDALLGLRSKDADMEVFGLEEAVLLKLLRRRFEVNVVGRAFGVFKLRGLELDVSLPRRESKQGTGHRGFAVTGDPHMSPLEAASRRDFTINALSWDPLSDELIDPFNGRADLEKRLLRHTSDKFSEDPLRVLRAMQFLARFELAIAPETLELCRSITPENLPRERLFAEWEKLIVKGVRPSLGLTFLKESGWVQYTPELDALIDCQQDPKWHPEGDVWTHTLHCMDAFAAQRTGDAWEDLVVGLAVLCHDMGKPGTTYTDEDGRIRSPRHDVEGIIPAEKFLRRLTNQQQLIEDVLILVETHMRPALLHKDEASDSAVRRLARKVGRIDRLIRVAQADMGGRPPLSADFPAGQWLLDRADNLAVKDAAPAPIIQGRHLIALGLKPGKHFSPLIDACYEAQLDGAFHDEAGAVAYLRGLVNKDDTLSC; this is encoded by the coding sequence ATGTCCAGCAAGATAGCATCGGTCGAAAAGGCCCTGAACCCCGCCGAATACGCAGCCGGAGTGAAAATCGCACGCGCCGTAAAGGAGGCCGGAGGCCGGGCGCTGTTCGTAGGCGGCTGCGTACGCGATGCCCTGCTGGGCCTGCGCTCGAAAGACGCGGACATGGAGGTGTTCGGGCTGGAGGAGGCCGTCCTGCTCAAACTTCTACGCCGACGCTTCGAGGTAAACGTTGTCGGCCGGGCTTTCGGGGTGTTCAAACTACGGGGACTGGAGCTGGACGTGAGCCTGCCCCGGCGTGAATCCAAACAAGGCACCGGCCACCGCGGGTTTGCCGTGACCGGCGACCCGCACATGAGCCCGCTGGAGGCCGCTTCACGGCGCGATTTCACCATCAACGCCCTTTCCTGGGACCCCTTGTCTGACGAGCTGATCGACCCCTTTAACGGTCGAGCCGACCTGGAAAAGCGTCTCCTGCGGCACACGTCGGACAAGTTCTCCGAAGACCCCCTGCGCGTGCTGCGCGCGATGCAGTTCCTCGCACGCTTCGAGCTGGCAATCGCTCCCGAGACCCTCGAACTGTGCCGGAGCATCACCCCCGAGAACCTGCCCCGCGAACGGCTCTTCGCCGAGTGGGAGAAGCTCATTGTCAAAGGCGTGCGCCCCTCGCTCGGGCTAACCTTTCTGAAAGAGAGCGGCTGGGTCCAGTACACCCCCGAACTGGACGCGCTCATTGACTGCCAGCAGGACCCCAAGTGGCACCCCGAGGGCGATGTGTGGACGCACACCCTGCACTGCATGGACGCCTTTGCCGCGCAGCGCACCGGTGACGCCTGGGAGGACCTCGTCGTCGGCCTCGCTGTGCTCTGCCACGACATGGGTAAGCCCGGCACGACCTATACCGACGAGGACGGGCGCATCCGCTCACCCCGGCACGACGTGGAGGGGATTATCCCGGCAGAGAAATTCCTGCGCCGCCTGACCAACCAGCAGCAGCTGATCGAGGATGTCCTCATCCTGGTCGAGACACATATGCGCCCTGCCCTGCTCCACAAGGACGAGGCCAGCGACTCCGCCGTGCGTCGCCTCGCCCGCAAAGTCGGGCGTATTGACAGGCTGATACGCGTAGCGCAGGCAGACATGGGAGGACGCCCTCCCCTCTCCGCCGACTTTCCTGCCGGGCAGTGGCTGCTGGACCGCGCCGATAATCTCGCTGTCAAAGACGCTGCTCCGGCCCCGATCATTCAGGGGCGCCACCTGATCGCACTCGGACTGAAGCCCGGTAAGCATTTTAGCCCGTTGATAGACGCCTGCTACGAGGCGCAACTCGACGGGGCCTTCCATGATGAGGCTGGCGCGGTCGCCTACCTGCGCGGGCTGGTGAATAAAGACGACACCCTATCATGCTGA